The following proteins are encoded in a genomic region of Mycobacterium kiyosense:
- the hisG gene encoding ATP phosphoribosyltransferase has protein sequence MLRVAVPNKGALSEPATEILSEAGYRRRTDPKDLTVIDPVNNVEFFFLRPKDIAIYVGSGELDFGITGRDLALDSDAPVRERLALGFGSSRFRYAAPAGRDWTVEDLAGKRIATAYPNLVRKDLAARGVGATVIRLDGAVEISVQLGVADAIADVVGSGRTLSLHNLVAFGEPLCDSEAVLIERAEPGGQAAAARDQLIARVQGVVFGQQYLMLDYDCPRSALDQATAITPGLESPTIAPLADPDWVAVRALVPRRDVNGIMDRLAVIGAKAILASDIRFCRF, from the coding sequence ATGTTGCGTGTCGCGGTGCCCAACAAGGGCGCGTTGAGCGAACCGGCCACCGAGATCCTGTCCGAGGCCGGCTACCGGCGCCGCACCGACCCCAAGGACCTCACCGTCATCGACCCGGTCAACAACGTCGAGTTCTTCTTCCTGCGGCCCAAAGACATCGCCATCTACGTCGGCTCCGGCGAACTCGACTTCGGCATCACCGGCCGCGATCTGGCGCTGGATTCCGACGCCCCGGTGCGCGAACGCCTGGCGCTGGGCTTCGGCTCGTCCCGGTTCCGGTACGCCGCGCCGGCCGGACGGGACTGGACGGTCGAGGACCTGGCCGGCAAGCGGATAGCCACCGCCTACCCCAACCTGGTTCGTAAGGATCTGGCCGCCAGGGGCGTCGGCGCGACGGTGATCAGACTCGACGGAGCGGTGGAGATTTCGGTGCAGCTCGGTGTCGCCGACGCCATCGCCGATGTGGTGGGTTCGGGACGCACGCTGAGCCTGCACAACCTGGTGGCCTTCGGGGAGCCGCTGTGCGACTCCGAGGCCGTGCTCATCGAGCGGGCTGAGCCCGGCGGCCAGGCGGCCGCGGCCCGGGATCAGCTAATTGCCCGCGTTCAGGGCGTGGTGTTCGGCCAGCAGTACCTGATGCTCGACTACGACTGCCCACGCTCGGCGCTGGACCAGGCCACCGCCATCACCCCCGGATTGGAGTCGCCGACCATCGCGCCGCTGGCCGATCCGGATTGGGTCGCGGTCCGGGCGCTGGTGCCGCGCCGCGACGTCAACGGCATCATGGACCGGCTGGCCGTCATCGGAGCCAAGGCGATCCTGGCCTCCGACATCAGGTTCTGCAGATTCTGA
- a CDS encoding carboxylate--amine ligase, producing MNSPDRGQDDAQRLPQLQNTVVVAAFEGWNDAGDAASDAVAHLFDIWDALPIVEIDDEAYYDYQVNRPVIRQVDGVTRELEWPAMRISHCRPPDSDRDVVLMSGVEPNMRWRTFCDELLGIIDKLNVDTVVILGALLADTPHTRPVPVSGAAYSSDSARLFGLEETRYEGPTGIAGVFQYACVAAGIPAVTFWAAVPHYVSHPPNPKATVALLRRVEEVLDVEVPLADLPAQAEAWEQEITEMAADDQELAEYVQSLEQHGDASVDVNEVLGQIDGDALAAEFERYLKRRRPGFGR from the coding sequence GTGAACTCGCCGGATCGCGGGCAGGATGATGCCCAACGGCTGCCGCAACTGCAGAACACCGTCGTAGTGGCGGCATTCGAGGGCTGGAACGACGCCGGCGACGCCGCCAGCGACGCCGTGGCACACCTGTTCGACATCTGGGACGCGCTGCCGATCGTGGAGATCGACGACGAGGCCTACTACGACTACCAGGTCAATCGCCCGGTGATCCGCCAAGTCGACGGCGTCACCCGGGAACTGGAATGGCCGGCCATGCGGATCTCACACTGCCGCCCGCCCGACAGCGACCGCGACGTCGTGCTGATGTCCGGCGTCGAACCCAACATGCGCTGGCGCACCTTCTGCGACGAACTGCTGGGCATCATCGACAAACTCAACGTCGACACCGTGGTGATCCTGGGCGCGCTGCTGGCCGACACCCCGCACACCCGGCCGGTACCGGTCTCGGGTGCGGCCTACTCGTCGGACTCGGCTCGGCTGTTCGGACTGGAGGAAACCCGCTACGAGGGCCCCACCGGCATAGCCGGCGTCTTCCAGTACGCGTGCGTGGCCGCGGGCATCCCGGCCGTGACGTTCTGGGCGGCGGTGCCGCACTACGTCTCGCACCCGCCCAACCCCAAGGCGACCGTGGCGCTGCTGCGCCGCGTCGAGGAAGTACTCGACGTCGAGGTTCCGCTGGCCGACCTGCCCGCGCAAGCCGAGGCGTGGGAGCAGGAGATCACCGAGATGGCCGCCGACGACCAGGAGCTGGCCGAATACGTGCAGTCACTCGAACAGCACGGCGACGCGTCCGTCGACGTCAACGAGGTACTGGGCCAGATCGACGGTGACGCACTGGCCGCCGAGTTCGAGCGCTACCTCAAACGCCGCCGCCCCGGCTTCGGCCGCTAA
- a CDS encoding 5-methyltetrahydrofolate--homocysteine methyltransferase MetH: protein MEGLHVSAPESFEPNIRPDCTDELSAALRERILVIDGAMGTAIQRDRPDEAGYRGDRFTEWPTALQGNNDLLTLTQPQIISGIHREYLEAGADILETNTFNANAISLSDYDMADLSYELNYAGAALARKAADEFSTTDKPRYVAGAIGPTTRTASISPDVNDPGARNVSYDQLVAAYLEAANGLVDGGADLLIIETIFDSLNAKAAVFAVETLFEDRGRRWPVIISGTITDASGRTLSGQVTEAFWNSIRHAKPIAVGLNCALGAPEMRPYIAEVSRIADTFVSCYPNAGLPNAFGEYDESPERQASYIAEFADAGLVNLVGGCCGTAPPHIAEIAKVVEGKPPRWVPQIPVATRLAGLEPLNITEDSLFVNIGERTNITGSARFRNLIKAQDYDTALSVALQQVEVGAQVIDINMDEGMIDGVAAMDRFTKLIAAEPDISRVPVMIDSSKWEVIEAGLKNVQGKPIVNSISMKEGEEKFVREARLCRKYGAAVVVMAFDEQGQADNLERRKEICGRAYRILTEQVGFPPEDIIFDPNCFALATGIEEHATYGIDFIEACAWIKENLPGVHISGGISNVSFSFRGNNPVREAIHAVFLFHAIKAGLDMGIVNAGALVPYDSIDPELRDRIEDVVLNRREDAAERLLEIAERFNRTEKSEDPKAAEWRSLPVRERITHALVKGIDAHVDDDTEELRAEIAAAGGRPIEVIEGPLMDGMNVVGDLFGSGKMFLPQVVKSARVMKKAVAYLLPFIEKEKEQSGAAAGKDTNGTIIMATVKGDVHDIGKNIVGVVLQCNNFEVIDLGVMVPAEKILAAAEEYDADIIGLSGLITPSLDEMVNFAVEMERQGLQIPLLIGGATTSRAHTAVKVAPRRSGPVVWVKDASRSVPVAAALLDDKQRPALLEATEKDYAALRERHAQKNERPTLTLAKARANRTPIEWDGYPPPVPAQGLGVRDFHDYDLAELREYIDWQPFFNAWEMKGRFPDILNNPVSGEAARKLYDDAQEMLDTLIKEKWLTANGVIGFFPANAVGDDIEVYTDDTRTEVLTTLYNLRQQGEHRDGIPNRSLGDFIAPKATGLADYVGAFAVTAGLGSAEKIAEFKADNDDYSAILLESIADRLAEAFAERMHQRVRKEFWGFQPDEQLDNEDLIGEKYRGIRPAPGYPACPEHTEKVTLFKLLDVTKRTGIELTESMAMWPGAAVSGWYFSHPQSQYFVVGRLAQDQVADYAKRKGWTLAEAERWLAPQPRLQPGGLSRRRCAATGLRRRVSRCSAALAPAGRR, encoded by the coding sequence ATGGAAGGATTGCATGTGAGCGCCCCCGAAAGTTTTGAGCCGAACATCCGTCCGGACTGCACCGACGAACTTTCCGCGGCCCTGCGCGAGCGGATTCTGGTGATCGATGGGGCGATGGGCACCGCGATCCAGCGCGACCGGCCGGACGAGGCCGGCTACCGCGGCGACCGGTTCACCGAGTGGCCGACCGCGTTGCAGGGCAACAACGACCTGCTCACGCTGACGCAGCCGCAGATCATCTCCGGGATCCACCGCGAGTACCTCGAGGCGGGTGCGGACATCCTGGAGACCAACACGTTCAACGCGAACGCGATCTCGCTGTCTGATTACGACATGGCGGACCTGAGCTACGAGCTGAACTACGCCGGGGCTGCGCTGGCCCGTAAAGCCGCCGACGAGTTCAGCACCACCGACAAGCCCCGCTATGTCGCCGGCGCCATCGGCCCGACCACGCGGACCGCGTCGATCTCGCCCGACGTCAACGACCCCGGGGCCCGCAACGTCTCCTACGACCAGCTGGTGGCCGCCTACCTGGAAGCCGCCAACGGCCTGGTGGACGGTGGCGCCGATCTGCTCATCATCGAGACCATCTTCGACTCGCTGAACGCCAAGGCGGCGGTGTTCGCCGTGGAGACGCTGTTCGAGGACCGCGGGCGGCGCTGGCCGGTGATCATCTCGGGCACCATCACCGACGCCTCCGGGCGGACGTTGTCCGGGCAGGTCACCGAGGCGTTCTGGAACTCGATCCGGCACGCCAAACCGATCGCGGTCGGCCTCAACTGCGCCCTGGGCGCGCCGGAGATGAGGCCGTACATCGCCGAGGTGTCGCGGATCGCGGACACCTTCGTCTCCTGCTACCCGAATGCCGGACTGCCCAACGCCTTCGGTGAGTACGACGAGTCCCCGGAGCGGCAGGCCTCTTATATCGCCGAGTTCGCCGACGCCGGCCTGGTGAACCTGGTCGGTGGGTGCTGCGGGACGGCGCCTCCGCACATCGCCGAGATCGCCAAGGTCGTCGAAGGTAAGCCGCCGCGCTGGGTGCCGCAGATCCCGGTGGCGACCCGGCTCGCGGGACTCGAGCCGCTCAACATCACCGAGGATTCGCTGTTCGTCAACATTGGTGAGCGCACCAACATCACCGGCTCGGCCCGGTTCCGCAACCTGATCAAGGCGCAGGACTACGACACCGCGCTGTCGGTGGCCCTGCAGCAGGTCGAGGTCGGCGCCCAGGTCATCGACATCAACATGGACGAGGGCATGATCGACGGCGTCGCCGCGATGGACCGGTTCACCAAGCTGATCGCGGCCGAGCCCGACATCAGCCGCGTCCCGGTGATGATCGACTCCTCCAAGTGGGAGGTCATCGAGGCGGGCCTGAAGAACGTGCAGGGCAAGCCGATCGTCAACTCGATCTCCATGAAGGAGGGCGAGGAGAAGTTCGTTCGCGAGGCACGGTTGTGCCGCAAGTACGGTGCCGCCGTGGTCGTGATGGCCTTCGACGAGCAGGGGCAGGCCGACAACCTGGAGCGCCGCAAGGAGATCTGTGGGCGCGCCTACCGCATTCTGACCGAACAGGTCGGCTTCCCGCCCGAGGACATCATTTTCGACCCGAACTGCTTCGCGCTGGCGACCGGCATCGAGGAGCACGCCACGTACGGCATCGACTTCATCGAGGCCTGCGCCTGGATCAAGGAAAATCTGCCGGGCGTGCACATCTCCGGCGGCATCTCGAACGTGTCGTTCTCGTTCCGCGGCAACAACCCGGTCCGCGAGGCGATCCACGCGGTGTTCCTGTTCCACGCCATCAAGGCCGGCCTGGATATGGGCATCGTCAACGCCGGCGCGCTGGTGCCCTACGACTCCATCGACCCCGAGCTGCGGGACCGCATCGAGGACGTCGTGCTGAACCGCCGCGAGGATGCGGCCGAGCGACTCCTGGAGATCGCCGAGCGATTCAATAGGACCGAGAAGAGCGAGGACCCGAAGGCCGCCGAGTGGCGATCCCTGCCGGTGCGCGAGCGGATCACCCACGCACTGGTCAAGGGCATCGACGCCCACGTGGACGACGACACCGAGGAGTTGCGGGCCGAGATCGCCGCTGCGGGCGGGCGCCCGATCGAAGTGATCGAGGGCCCGCTGATGGACGGCATGAACGTCGTCGGCGACCTGTTCGGCTCCGGCAAGATGTTCTTGCCTCAGGTGGTGAAGTCGGCCCGGGTGATGAAGAAGGCCGTGGCGTACCTGCTGCCGTTCATCGAGAAGGAGAAAGAGCAGTCCGGCGCGGCAGCCGGTAAGGACACCAACGGCACGATCATCATGGCGACCGTCAAGGGCGACGTGCACGACATCGGCAAGAACATTGTCGGGGTCGTGCTGCAGTGCAACAACTTCGAGGTGATCGACCTCGGTGTGATGGTGCCCGCCGAGAAAATCCTGGCCGCGGCTGAGGAATACGACGCCGACATCATCGGGCTGTCCGGGCTCATCACCCCGTCGCTGGACGAGATGGTCAACTTCGCCGTCGAGATGGAACGCCAGGGACTGCAGATCCCGCTGCTGATCGGTGGTGCGACCACCTCGCGTGCCCACACGGCGGTGAAGGTGGCGCCGCGCCGCAGCGGTCCGGTGGTGTGGGTCAAGGACGCGTCGCGCTCGGTGCCCGTCGCCGCCGCGCTGCTCGACGACAAGCAGCGTCCCGCGTTGCTGGAGGCCACCGAGAAGGACTACGCAGCGCTGCGCGAACGGCACGCTCAGAAGAACGAGCGCCCGACGCTGACGCTGGCGAAGGCACGCGCCAACCGGACGCCGATCGAGTGGGACGGCTACCCGCCGCCGGTGCCCGCCCAGGGTCTCGGCGTGCGGGATTTTCACGACTACGACCTCGCCGAGTTGCGGGAGTACATCGACTGGCAGCCGTTCTTCAACGCCTGGGAGATGAAGGGCCGCTTCCCCGACATCCTCAACAACCCGGTCTCGGGGGAGGCCGCGCGCAAGCTGTACGACGACGCCCAGGAAATGCTGGACACCCTGATCAAGGAGAAGTGGCTGACGGCCAACGGGGTGATCGGGTTCTTCCCGGCCAACGCGGTCGGTGACGACATCGAGGTCTACACCGACGACACCCGGACCGAGGTGCTCACCACGCTGTACAACCTGCGCCAGCAGGGCGAGCACCGCGACGGCATCCCCAACCGGAGTCTCGGCGACTTCATCGCGCCGAAGGCCACCGGTCTGGCCGACTACGTCGGCGCCTTCGCCGTCACCGCGGGACTCGGCAGCGCGGAAAAGATCGCGGAGTTCAAGGCGGACAACGACGACTACAGCGCGATCCTGCTGGAATCGATCGCCGATCGGCTGGCCGAGGCGTTCGCCGAACGGATGCACCAGCGGGTCCGCAAGGAGTTCTGGGGATTCCAGCCGGACGAGCAGTTGGACAACGAGGACCTGATTGGCGAGAAGTACCGGGGGATCCGTCCTGCCCCCGGCTACCCGGCCTGCCCGGAGCACACCGAGAAGGTGACGCTCTTTAAGTTGCTGGACGTTACCAAGCGGACCGGCATCGAGTTGACCGAGTCGATGGCGATGTGGCCCGGTGCCGCCGTCAGCGGATGGTACTTTTCGCATCCGCAGTCGCAATACTTCGTGGTCGGCCGGCTGGCCCAGGACCAGGTCGCCGACTACGCCAAGCGCAAAGGCTGGACGCTGGCCGAAGCCGAGCGCTGGCTCGCCCCCCAACCTCGGCTACAACCCGGAGGACTGAGCCGACGTCGGTGCGCCGCTACCGGCCTTCGTCGCCGGGTGTCCAGGTGTTCGGCAGCATTGGCTCCTGCGGGCCGTCGGTGA
- a CDS encoding membrane protein: MTQVLVLLLALLIGVVAGLRSLTAPAAVAWAVFLSWLNMTGTWASWVGNIVTVVIFSLLAVAELVNDKLPKTPPRTATPVFLVRLIIGGFAGAVIGTAWGHKWAALGAGIIGAVLGTVGGFQARRALVVRNGGHDLPIALLEDAVAVLGAVAIVVAAAAL; encoded by the coding sequence GTGACGCAAGTTCTTGTCCTGCTGCTGGCATTGCTGATCGGGGTCGTGGCGGGGCTGCGGTCCCTGACGGCCCCCGCCGCGGTCGCGTGGGCGGTGTTCCTCAGCTGGCTCAACATGACCGGAACGTGGGCGTCCTGGGTGGGCAACATCGTCACCGTGGTGATTTTCAGCCTGCTCGCCGTCGCCGAACTGGTCAACGACAAACTGCCCAAGACACCGCCGCGCACCGCGACGCCGGTGTTTCTGGTCCGGCTCATCATCGGCGGCTTCGCCGGGGCGGTGATCGGCACTGCGTGGGGGCACAAGTGGGCGGCGCTGGGGGCCGGCATCATCGGTGCCGTACTGGGCACCGTGGGCGGTTTCCAGGCCCGGCGGGCGCTCGTCGTCAGGAACGGCGGCCACGATCTGCCGATCGCACTGCTGGAGGACGCGGTCGCGGTGTTGGGCGCCGTCGCCATCGTCGTGGCGGCAGCCGCGCTGTGA
- the hisE gene encoding phosphoribosyl-ATP pyrophosphatase translates to MEQSLAVKTFDDLFAELGERARTRPAGSATVAALDAGVHALGKKILEEAGEVWLAAEHEPDEALAEEISQLLYWTQVLMIARGLSLDDVYRKL, encoded by the coding sequence ATGGAACAATCGCTGGCCGTGAAGACCTTCGACGATCTTTTCGCCGAACTGGGCGAACGCGCGCGCACCCGGCCGGCCGGCAGCGCCACCGTTGCGGCGCTGGATGCCGGGGTGCACGCCCTGGGCAAGAAGATCCTGGAAGAGGCCGGCGAGGTGTGGCTGGCCGCCGAGCACGAACCCGACGAGGCGCTGGCCGAGGAGATCAGCCAATTGCTCTACTGGACGCAGGTGCTGATGATCGCGCGCGGCCTGTCCCTCGACGACGTCTACCGGAAGCTGTGA